From the Microcoleus sp. FACHB-672 genome, the window GCTTTCTCACCTACCGGGAACTGGCCTCTAAATTGGCTGACTACGTTAACCGGCTCGGTTTCACCCACGTTGAATTGATGCCAATTACTGAGCATCCATTCTATGGTTCATGGGGATATCAAACCACCGGCTATTTCTCCCCAACGAGCCGGTATGGAACTCCCCAAGACTTCATGTATATGGTGGATTATCTTCACCAGCAAGGCATTGGGGTGATTTTGGATTGGGTGCCTTCCCACTTCCCCACCGATTTGCATGGATTGAATTATTTTGATGGCACCAACCTTTACGAACACTCTGATCCCCGCCAAGGCTTCCATCCCGACTGGCAGAGTAGTATTTTTAACTATGGCCGGCATGAAGTCCGTAGTTTTCTAATCAGCAGTGCTTTCTTCTGGCTAGATAAGTGCCACATTGACGGACTGCGGGTAGATGCGGTGGCATCCATGTTGTATTTAGACTACTCCCGTAAAGACGGGGAATGGATTCCCAATGAACACGGCGGGCGGGAAAATTCACGGGCAATCGATTTCCTGCGCCGGTTTAATGCGGCAATTTATGAACACTTCCCCGGTGTGCAAACCATTGCGGAGGAGTCTACCGCTTGGGCAAAGGTTTCTCGTCCCCTTTATGATGGCGGTTTGGGATTTGGGCTGAAATGGGATATGGGCTGGATGCACGACACGCTCAGCTATATGTCCTGCGATCCGGTTTACCGCAAGCACCATCAGAATCAACTCACCTTCCGAATGGTCTACGCTTTTAATGAGAACTTTGTCTTGCCCCTTTCTCACGATGAAGTGGTTCATGGCAAAGGTTCACTCATCAATAAAATGCCGGGGGATGAATGGCAGAAGTTTGCGAATTTGCGCTTACTTTTTGGCTATATGTACGCCCAGGCAGCGAAGAAACTGATATTTATGGGCGGGGAATTCGGCCAGTGGTCTGAATGGAGTCATGATCGCAGTTTGGATTGGCATCTTTTGGATTCTCCCTCCCATGCCGGTTTGCAAAAGTGGGTAAGTGATTTAAATCATATTTACCGCACTGAGCCGGCGCTGCATGAACTTGATTTTGACTGGCAAGGTTTTGAGTGGATTGATTGCAATGATGCAGATCAAAGCACTATCAGTTTAGTCCGCAAGGGCAAGTCTGCAAATGAAGTGGTGTTAGCTGTCTGTAATTATACGCCGGTGCCTCGCTACAATTACCGCGTTGGTGTGCCGAAAGAGGGGTTCTGGCAGGAGTTACTGAACAGCGATGCTGCTGACTATTTTGGCGGCGGTTTGGGCAATTTTGGCGGCTTAACAGCAGAAGCAATTCCTTGTCACAACCAGCCTTATTCGTTGAATATGACTTTACCTCCGTTGGGGATCGTTTTCTTCAAACTGAAATGATCCGTGATCAGCCGTCATTGCCTGCATCTTGCGTACAGGAGTGCCGGCTATAAATCCTAAATCTCAGTAGGGTGCGTGACTCACGCACTCTACTAACTTGGGTTTTATTCAGGATAAGTTTGCCAACCGAATAACTGAGAACTTGATCAGTTCTTGATGCAAAGTTCTCATTTGTATCATTCTTTACTTTACAAAATATATAAAATTTTTAAGGCTCTAAAAATTTAGTAATTACATCTTTTAGAGAGTCTGTCTGTATACTGATTAACATAAAGACTTAGTTAATAATTATTCCTTAAGGTAGACATTCTTTCTTACTTTAGAAACATTGTATCAAAATTGCATTGCTTTATTATAAAAACTTAATTAAGCTAATTAGTGAATTTTCAGCTACCAGGTTGTTGCAACAAGGTTTGCAGACTATTTGCTGAGCCGGCTTAAATCGGCCTAATATTCCGCAAACATAAAATTGCTAATTGAATCTCTGTTTTTACAGTAGATAAAAGCCGGAATTGGAATCAAAAATTTCGGAAGATAATGGCTTGATTATTAGCCGTGAAGCAGAGAAAGAAACAGTCCTGAAAAAAATTACATTTCTCGTCAGAATAGGAGAATTAAAGGTGAAGATTGGTGCAACTTATTTGGGTAATGGGACTTGTGAATTTACTGTTTGGGCACCGGCTGTAAAAGAAGTAGCCGTAAAAGTTGTTTCTCCAGAGGAACGCGTGCTTCCTATGGAAAAAGATGACTCAGGCTACTGGAAAGTAAAAGCTCAAGATATTAATCCAGAAACACTTTACTTTTATAAACTTGAAGAATCGACAGATAGACCTGATCCAGCCTCACATTTTCAACCGCAGGATGTACACGGCCCTTCTAGTGTGATAGATCACAGCAATTTTAGCTGGAATGACACGAATTGGTCGGGTGTTCCTTTGGAGGAAATGATTATCTATGAATTGCACGTCGGCACTTTCACCACAGAAGGCACCTTTGAGGCAATTATTCCCCGCTTAAAAGAGTTGCAAGAGTTTGGCGTAAATGCGATTGAAATTATGCCAATTGCTCAATTTCCAGGCAATCGTAATTGGGGATATGATGGGGCTTATCCTTATGCCGTGCAGAATTCCTACGGTGGCCCTGAAGGATTGAAAAAACTTGTGGATGCTGCTCATCAGCAGGGAATTTCAATCATTCTGGATGTCGTATATAACCACTTTGGCCCAGAAGGAAACTACACCAACGAATATGGCCCATACTTTACGGAAACGTATCTAACCCCTTGGGGTTGTGCGATGAATTTTGATGACAAACAAAGCGAAGGCGTGCGTAACTATTTTATTGAAAACGCACTATACTGGTTTGAAAATTATCACATTGATGCCCTGCGATTAGATGCCATCCACGCAATTTATGATTTGGGGGCTAAACATTTCTTGGAAGAACTGTCAGAGAAAGTTGAGGCACTTTCTAAAACTGCCGGCAAAAAACTTTATCTGATTGCTGAAAGCGATTTAAACGACGTTCGGGTTATTCGCGAACGCGAGTTGGGAGGGCATGGAATGGATGCCCAGTGGAGTGATGATTTCCATCACGTCCTTCATGGCTTACTCACAGGAGAAACGATTGGTTACTACAGCGATTATGGCAAATGCGAACAGTTAGCAACTGCCTATAAAGAAAGCTTTGTTTACTCTTGGAAATACTCACCTTATCGGCAGCGTTATCACGGCAACGATGCCAGCAGCCGGCCTGGTCATCAATTTGTCATCTGCACTCAAAATCATGACCAAGTTGGTAATCGAATGCTCGGTGAGCGATTATCAACTCTTGTTTCATTTGAGGCTTTAAAACTCGCTGCCGGTGCGCTTCTTCTTGCGCCTAATGTTCCCATGCTATTTATGGGTGAAGAATATGGAGAAGAATCTCCTTTTCTTTACTTTGTCAGCCATACTGACCCAGACTTAGTTAAGGCGGTACGAGAAGGAAGGAAAAAAGAGTTTGCTGAATTTCATTTAGAAGGAGAATACAAAGATCCTGAAAGTGTGGATACCTTCAAAGAATCTCAGCTTAAATGGGAGAAGCGCCAAGAAGGCAAACACAAAGTTCTGCTAGAACTTTACCAGTATTTAATCCAACTGCGTGGCACACTGCCAGCTCTAAAAAACCTCGATAAGCAGAATTTAGAAGCTTCTGCCGTTGAAACCGAGAAACTTTTGTTTCTTCACCGCTGGAGGAACGAAAGCAAAATCTTCTGCATCATGAACTTCAATGATAAAGAGGTGACGTTTAATGCAGCCCTTCCTAACGGCAACTGGCATAAAATTTTAGATTCTTCTGAACCTAAATGGATGGGTTCAGGTTCCACATTGCCAGACGAACTAATGCAAGAGCAAGAATTAAGCATCAAACCGCAAAGTTTTGCGCTGTATCAGCAGTAAAACTGTTTAGATGCTTGATACGAAATAGCGGGGTGGGCATTTTTGCTCGCCCCCTTTTCACACTTCGTTCAATGAGCACGGCAATTGGACACGGAGCGCTATCATTAAATGGATGTTAACTTTTATAAAGACCCTTGACCGCAACTTTTAACCGGCAAGATAGCGAACCAGTACAAGATCCGCCTCTACATAAATCCTGGCACGCTCTCACTCCTCTGTGGCAAGGGGGAGAAAACTCTGTTCAGCAAGGATTACCTCACGCTCAACTCGCGCCGGCATGGCAGATATTGCTCCTGGGGGATGGTTCTCCCACCCGCCACCTGCAACTGCTTACGACTGAACCCACAGAAGTTGATGTCATCGATATGTCACTAATTGGCATGGACAGCGATGGCGCACCCGACCTGATCCAAGCGGTGCCTGGGCCAAGGCTGCGACGCCAAGTCTGGCTGCGTAAAGCTTCTGGCCAACGTTTGGCTTACGCAACGTCTTGGTGGGAAGCTAGTCATGTCGATGAATATTTACAAAACCGCTCATTGCCTATTTGGGCCAGTCTAGCTCGCTTGCGAACTGAGTTGTATCGAGATGTGCAAGGGCTATACTACGGTCACTCTGCCGCATTAGAAACCGCATTTGAGCAAAAAGGGCCATTTTGGGGCCGGCACTATTTATTCTGGCATCACGGCAAGCCCCTGACCCTCATTTATGAGGTATTTTCTCCCTATTTGACTAAATACCTAGGTTCTATGGGGGGTTAGGGGCTAGGGACTAGGGGAGAGAGGGAGAAATGCACTTCATTCCTCTCTCCCTCTCTCAAAAACACTCAGCACTCAGCACTCAGAATTAAACTGTCCCGGCTTTCTCTAAGATCAGCTTAGAACGCTTAACCTGCTCAGGCACTGGCACGGGATAGTCGCCGGTGAAGCAGGCAGAACAGAAGCTGTTGGGATCTTCCTTGGTTGTTTTCAGCATTCCTTCCCAGCTGAGATAGGCAAGGGAATCTACCCCAATTTGCTCGGCAATTTCTGCAACCGTTTTTGTTGCTGCAATCAATTGATCTTGACTGTCAGTATCAATGCCATAGAAGCAAGGGTGAGTCACCGGCGGCGATGAAATTCTCATGTGAACTTCTATTGCCCCAGCATCCCGCAAGGCTTTGACAATTTTGCGGCTGGTGGTGCCCCGGACAATGGAGTCATCGACAATGATCACCCGTTTGCCCTCTAAAACGTCTTTAAGGGGATTGAGCTTCATCTTAATGCCCGACTCTCGCATCATTTGAGTCGGTTGGATAAATGTACGCCCCACGTAGCGATTTTTAATCAAACCTTCGGCGTAGGGAACCCCAGAAGCTTGGGAATAACCAATAGCCGCCGGCACGCCTGAATCAGGCACCGCAATCACAATATCTG encodes:
- the treZ gene encoding malto-oligosyltrehalose trehalohydrolase: MKIGATYLGNGTCEFTVWAPAVKEVAVKVVSPEERVLPMEKDDSGYWKVKAQDINPETLYFYKLEESTDRPDPASHFQPQDVHGPSSVIDHSNFSWNDTNWSGVPLEEMIIYELHVGTFTTEGTFEAIIPRLKELQEFGVNAIEIMPIAQFPGNRNWGYDGAYPYAVQNSYGGPEGLKKLVDAAHQQGISIILDVVYNHFGPEGNYTNEYGPYFTETYLTPWGCAMNFDDKQSEGVRNYFIENALYWFENYHIDALRLDAIHAIYDLGAKHFLEELSEKVEALSKTAGKKLYLIAESDLNDVRVIRERELGGHGMDAQWSDDFHHVLHGLLTGETIGYYSDYGKCEQLATAYKESFVYSWKYSPYRQRYHGNDASSRPGHQFVICTQNHDQVGNRMLGERLSTLVSFEALKLAAGALLLAPNVPMLFMGEEYGEESPFLYFVSHTDPDLVKAVREGRKKEFAEFHLEGEYKDPESVDTFKESQLKWEKRQEGKHKVLLELYQYLIQLRGTLPALKNLDKQNLEASAVETEKLLFLHRWRNESKIFCIMNFNDKEVTFNAALPNGNWHKILDSSEPKWMGSGSTLPDELMQEQELSIKPQSFALYQQ
- a CDS encoding chorismate lyase yields the protein MTATFNRQDSEPVQDPPLHKSWHALTPLWQGGENSVQQGLPHAQLAPAWQILLLGDGSPTRHLQLLTTEPTEVDVIDMSLIGMDSDGAPDLIQAVPGPRLRRQVWLRKASGQRLAYATSWWEASHVDEYLQNRSLPIWASLARLRTELYRDVQGLYYGHSAALETAFEQKGPFWGRHYLFWHHGKPLTLIYEVFSPYLTKYLGSMGG
- the glgB gene encoding 1,4-alpha-glucan branching protein GlgB codes for the protein MTYQLTINQEQLKETNGNVSLITNDDLYLFNEGSHFHLYEKLGSHPIVVNGVRGTYFAVWAPNAGYVGVKGDFNGWQDEGYALSRKGQSGIWEGFIPGMTKGSLYKYRIINHDNGYAVDKADPFAKSQESPPRTASVVWDTEYSWHDSEWLGKRERLQALDAPMSIYEVHLGSWMRIPEEGNRFLTYRELASKLADYVNRLGFTHVELMPITEHPFYGSWGYQTTGYFSPTSRYGTPQDFMYMVDYLHQQGIGVILDWVPSHFPTDLHGLNYFDGTNLYEHSDPRQGFHPDWQSSIFNYGRHEVRSFLISSAFFWLDKCHIDGLRVDAVASMLYLDYSRKDGEWIPNEHGGRENSRAIDFLRRFNAAIYEHFPGVQTIAEESTAWAKVSRPLYDGGLGFGLKWDMGWMHDTLSYMSCDPVYRKHHQNQLTFRMVYAFNENFVLPLSHDEVVHGKGSLINKMPGDEWQKFANLRLLFGYMYAQAAKKLIFMGGEFGQWSEWSHDRSLDWHLLDSPSHAGLQKWVSDLNHIYRTEPALHELDFDWQGFEWIDCNDADQSTISLVRKGKSANEVVLAVCNYTPVPRYNYRVGVPKEGFWQELLNSDAADYFGGGLGNFGGLTAEAIPCHNQPYSLNMTLPPLGIVFFKLK